The DNA window TGTCCAAACGGCCACTGCCGCCGGTAGCGGTTGAAGAGCAGGAATGCGACGACGCCCAGCGCCAGCACAGCCAGGCCGGAAAGCATAAACGTTACTTTGGTCGAGGCAAAGATTAGCAGCCAAACGGCGATGGCCAGCAGAACCGGTATGGGATACAGCGGCATTCGGAAAGGGAAAGTTTCGGCCGTCCGACGGCGGTGCAACAGCAGCAAGCCCACGGCCTGCCCCACAAACTGCACCATGATCCGCATCGCCAGAATACCGTCGATCACGTCGCTGAGTCTGAAGAGCAGGCTGAACACGAACCCCAATCCACCCAGAAACAGCAGCGATACGTATGGAAACTGGCGGGTCGGGTGGAGTTTGGCGAACACACGTAGAAATTGCCCGTCGACAGCAGCGGCATACGGTACCCGCGAATAACCGAGCAGCACCGCGAACAGCGACGAAAACGCGACAATCAGGACCAGTATCGTAGCCAGCCGGGCCACACCCGGGCCGTACAACGTTTCGATAAAGGTGCTGACGATAAACTGACTGTGCTGCGCCTGCTGCCAGGGTACAACACTGACCACGCTCAGGTTCATCAGCAGATAAAGTGCGGCAATACCGACGATGGAGATAAACATACTGGCGGGTATGTTTCGGGTCGGCTTCTGAATTTCTCCGCCCAGATGGCAGACGTTATAATAGCCGAGATAGCAGTAGATCGTTTTGACGGTAGCCTGCCCCAGCCCAACGGCCAACACACCCCCGCTGATCGAACTTACCGATGACAGCGTCTGCGATAGCGGAATTCTGACGTTGGTTAATCCGCCAACGATGATCCAGCCGAGCGTCAGCAGCACAGCTCCCCACATAACCACACCGATGGTGCCGATCGAATCGATTTTGCGGTAGAGCAGCACGATAATCAGCAGGACGATACCGCCCGAAATCGCTTTACGCTGCCACTCATCGAGCGGAGTCAGGTACGACACATATTGGGCAAAGCCGATCGCGCCTGATGCCAGCACGAGCGGGGCCTGAATCAGCGTCTGCCAGACATAGAGAAACGATAGCAGTCGCCCCCAGCGCTGTTCGCCATACGAAATCTTGAGAAAGTTGTAGCTACCCCCCGCCTGCGGAAAGGCCGCGCCCAGTTCCGACCAAACGAAGGCATCGATCAGGGAAACAACGGCCCCCAGCACCCATGCCCACAAAAAAAGCCCGCCACCCAGCGTTTTGATCACCAGTGGCAACACCACAAACGGACCGATACCGACCATGTCGATCATGTTGAGCGCCGTTCCCTGAAGCAGATTCAGCCGACGGGGCAAATGTTCGGGAACCGGGGCATCCGGTAGACTGGACGAGCCAGTCGATGCAGCGTTCGACAAAGGGGTACGGGTTGAAAACAGACCGGCATTGGCCTGTGCGTGTAAGGCTGGAACTGGCCTAAAAGTTCGCCGGTAGCTGGCGCAGACCGCGTTTCCAATCGATTGGCCAACAAAAAACCGGCCCACCATTGGCGAACCGGTTTTCCAAAAACAGACAAGGTTTATTGGCCGCTTAATTCAGCAATTGATCGAATGTCAGCCCGATGTAATAGGTAGTGCCGACGTACGAACTGCCGTATGCCTGATAGTAGGGCTTTCCGAACAGGTTTGTAGCGCCAATTTTTACAATCGACTTCAGGCTCGACACTTTGTAGTTGACCTGCGCATCGAAGTTATTGATCGCTGGTACGATGGCGTTGTCATATAAAGGTACGCCCGCTTCCGACGGCACTGCAAAGCCTTCCCAGGTAAACTGGTCCTGATGCTTGAACGTCACGGCAAAACCGATGTTCGAGTTTACCAGACTCCGCTTGCTGAACCCAACGTTCCAGCGGTATTTCGGCGTGTTGAAACCCGACGTTTGCAGCTCAGCCGACGGCGTAAAATTATTCAGCGTGTTGTTGGCAATGTTTCCCGACAGTCCGTAGCCTTTGTTCAGCTGATAGTTCAGCCCGATTGCCCAACCCGACGTCGTAATCCGCTCGCTACTGTTGGCGGGCATCGAGTACACGTTCCGCGTGTTGCCGCTCAGCACACCCGATTGCAAAGGCAACAGGCCCGGTGCCAGCGATGCGGTTGGCTGAATCAGCACGACGTTACCAATGAAGTTTTTGTACATACTATAGTAGTAGTAGGCATCGACAAACAACCGCCGGTTGATGACGCCCCGGTAGCCAACTTCGTAGCTGGCTACGCGCTCTGGCTTAAACTCTTTGCGCTGATACGGTTGCAGACTACTTATGTTGTTATTAACGGCCACTGCCTGCCCAACAGCGGTGCCGTTGGCTTGAAGTGCTGCCGGCAGCGCAGCCGCAATCTGCTGCTGAATTAAGGCTGCCGCTGCTGCGGCCGGAACTTGCCCGGCGGCAACAGCCGCGTTTACGGCGGCTGTAACCTGATTCCTAACCTGCGCCGTGATAAGTGCAATCGCCTGTTGTGCAGTAGCCGGGTCCGCAGCCGTGCGTAACACAGCCGCGCCGAAGTTAGCGACGTCGGTGCGCGAATAGGCGTTGCCTTCCAGCCCATAACGGTTATACGCTTCAGGCAGACCACCAATCAGGCGCGCCAACGGCGTAACGAGGTCGATATACTGGTTCTGCGTGGTCGGAATGCGGAAACCGGTCTGGTACGACAAGCGGAAATTTTGCTCCCCAAACGTAGCCACGGCCGATACGCGGGGGGTAAACTGGCCCTGGAAGTTCTGGTTCTTGTCGTAACGAACTGACGCCGTCAGTTTCAGATGTTCGCTGAACAGCGACTTGCTGGCCTGCGCAAACCCGCCGAACTCGTGAATAGGAATGCTGCCATTGCGGCCGTCGACTTTATCGGCAAACAGCGTACCGTCGGAGCGGAGTTGATAGATCCGGTAGTTGGCCCCTACCAGTACCTCGGCAAAGCGGATGATGTTTCTAAAGTTGTACAGCCCCTCAAAATGATACAGGTTCGACTTGTCGGAGAAAGCACCGCCCCCTGCGAGATGGGCGTGTTGCGGATACGCTCATACAACGTGTTGTAGGCATCGGAACCCGGCAGCGGCCGGCCCTGATCTGCTACACCACGGGCGGTTAGCTGAGCCGCGTCGTCGCCCTGCCCCGCTCCCCGTGCGCCTACGTAGGCACCCACATATTGGCCGAACCAGTTCGGGCTTGTCTTCCAGGCTTCGTTCATCTGAATGCTGGTCAGACCCGCCGTGTATGACTTACCCGACCGCTCCTGTGTGGTATAGGCGCGCAGAGTCAGGTTGGTACCCCGCAGTTCGATCTTGGCCTGGGTCAGACTGAAATCCCGCAGCGCATACCGTCCGTTGCCCGTGTATACTGTCGTTGCATAGCCGTAGTTGGCCTGCCCAATCAGTTCCAGCCCTTCCGACAGCCGGTAATGCACGGCTCCATTCAGCTTCAGGCTTTTCGTATTGTAATCAACCAGATTGGCTTCAGCAAAACCCGTCCGGCTCACGTTGACGTTGGGAATCAGCGCCAGTGCTGACGACGGAATTCGGCCGGCCGTTACCAGTGACTGACCTACCGTCAGCATGTTCGCCTGCGCTTCGTCGCCGTAAACGTTTACGCCATCGTAGTTGAGTGCCGTCCCTGCGCCCCGGTTTGGGTCGGCGTTACCGAAATTACCATTCAGGGCGTTCAGGTTGGAATAGTTGGTGGCCTGCCAGTCCTGCGCCCTGATGTACGACAGGTTGACTTTAAACGCCAGCTTATTGTTGAATGCTTTCGCGTAGCGGATCGATGCGTCGTAAAAACCCGTCGTCGGCGTAGTCCGGTTGCTGGCGTTCATCACGCCGGTTTTCACGTTGGCACTCACTCCCTGATACAGGAACGGGCTTTTGCTGTTCAGCAGAATCAGGCCCTGAATGGCGTTGGGGCCGTAAAGCGCCGAAGCTGCACCGGGCAAAATCTCGACGCTCTCCACATCCTGCTCCGGGATACCGTTGATGTTGTCGACCGGGAAATTCAGACCCGGTGCCGAGTTATCCATACCGTCGATAAGCTGCACCGTACGCGGGTTACCCGTCGCGCCGAAACCGCGCATGTTGAGTGATTTGAACAGTACGCCCTGCGTAGCCGCGTCGACGCCTTTCAGATTCGCTAATCCGTCGTAGAAGTTAGCCGATGGTGTTTCGCGGATGGCACGAATGTCCATTTTCTCCACCGTAACGGGCGACTTCAACACGTTCTCTTCAACCCGTGACGCCGATACAACGACTTCCTGCCCCAGCATTACCTGCTCTTTGAGGGCAATGTCAAGATCGGTGCGATTGCCATTGACAGCAATCGTTTGGGTCTGGAAACCAACGCCCGATATGGCCAGCGTAAACGGGGGCGGGGTGTTGACAGACAGCGAAAACTGTCCCTTCTGGTCGGTGATTGTACCGACAACTTTTCCGACGACGGCGATACTTATACCCGCCAGCGGCTCTCGTTTTGATTCATCGGTGATCCGGCCCGACACACGCGTCTGAGCCACGGCGGCCAGACTTAACAAACTTAAAAGGCAGGTCAGGTAAAGTGCGTAGGTAGTGGTTTTTTGCATAATTCGTTAGTAAACGGTCAACATCAGGTGTAAATGGCTCTTATTGGGTAAACATACGGATAAGCATAAGTTTTATATTGTTTTTTCTTGGCATTTTATAAAAAAATTTTCTACCTAATTAAGTCAACTACCTGACTATTAACACACTATAAGTATACAGGTGGTCACAAAAACAGTATGCAAGCATACAGTAAACGGCGCAACAAACGGTATGATTTTGCCGCCATTTTACATTCACGATCAGTCGATTAGTATATCCAGCCGATATTTTTCCTTTCAACTGTATTCCCAAACCTCTCAACTGTTTCGGTTACCATGAAGCACTCAATCGACTCTACTCCCCTATCGAATTTACTGGATCAGACCGGCCGTCGCTCGTTTCTGAAAACATCGGGGCTGCTGGCCGGAGGAACACTGCTGAGCAGCCTGCCGGGCGCAGCGTTTGCCACCGGCTATCATAATTCGGCGAACGACGTTATCAAGGTTGCGCTGATTGGATGTGGCGGACGCGGTACCGGGGCCGCTCAGCAGGCACTGAGCACCAAGCAGAACGTTAAAATCGTAGCGATGGCCGATGCCTTCCGCGACCGGCTCGATGAGTCCTACAAGGCCCTGACTGGCCGGGGAGCCAAAGCCGCCGACGGATCAGCAAAGGTCGACGTACCGGAAGATCATAAGTTTGTTGGCTTCGACGCATACAAGCAGGCCATTCCGCTGGCCGACGTCGTTATTCTGGCAACGCCACCGGGCTTCCGGCCCAGCCATTTCGAAGAGGCCGTTCGGCAGGGCAAGCACGTTTTCATGGAAAAGCCGGTCGCTACCGACGCACCGGGTATTCGGCGGGTGCTGGCGGCTGCGGAAGAAGCTAAAAAGAAAAAACTCAATGTCGTCGTTGGCCTGCAACGGCGCTACCAGCCCAGTTACCGCGAGATGATCAAGCGGATTCAGGACGGAGCCCTTGGCGATATTGTGGGTGGTCAGGTGTACTGGATCAGCGGGGGGGTCTGGCACAAGCCACGCCAGCCCCAACAGACCGAAATGGACTATCAGATGCGCAACTGGTACTACTTCAACTGGCTGTGCGGTGATCACATCAACGAGCAGCACGTTCACAATATCGACGTAGCCAACTGGGTCAAAAACAGTTATCCGGTATCCTGTCAGGGAACGGGCGGGCGGCAGGTCCGGAATGGCAAAGACGACGGCGAAATCTTCGACCACCACATCGTAGACTTCGTTTACGCCGATGGGACAACCATCAACAGCCAATGCCGACACTACGAGGGCACCTTTAGCCGGGTAGACGAACTATTCCTGGGTACGAAAGGCAAAGTTGAAGGGATGGAGAAACGGACCAGTGCCCTGATGGGATACAATGGCCAGCCTATTTACACGCATGACGCCAAAGCGGACGGCAACCCGTATCAGATCGAGCACGACGAACTGTTCGCGGCTATTGCCAAGGGCGATTACAAATTTGCCGACGCAGAACGGGTGGCAAAAAGCACGATGACCGCAATTATGGGCCGTATGGCGACATACTCCGGCAAAGTCGTCAAATGGGACGAAGCATTGAACTCGCAGATCGACTTGTTCCCTGAAAAACTGGCCTGGGACGCCATGCCCAAAGTGCTCCCCGACAAGGACGGTTTTTACCCGATAGCCGTACCCGGCAAAACGGTGACGGTCTAACGAACGACGTTTACAATATGGTTTTCAAGAGGTTTTTTGAGAACGCATTTTTGTCATCCCGAGCCTGCGAGGGATCTTCGTTAGGTGCAGAAAAACCGCCTGCTAACGAAGATCCCTCGCAGGCTCGGGATGACAAAAAAACGTTTTCGACATGGAAAATACTTCCCAGAATCACCTCTAAATCGATAGTAGCCGTGGCGATGGGATACAGTCTCGTCGCAGGCTCGGCCTTTACCCAAAATACCAGTTCGGCGAGTAAGCCTCTGCCTGTCGCCTGCCCCTGCTCTGCCGTACTCGACGAAGCCATTGACAAGGTAAGTCGTATGTACGCTGGCTTCGACGACAAAGTCACGGCGCAAACCCGTTCGCAATACAGCCAGTTGCTGCAACGGGTCAGGAGCGATGCCGGGCAGGCTCGCACAATGGACGACTGCGGTAAGGTTCTGACAGCCTACACCTCGTTTTTCCGGGATAGCCATGTGTTTGCGATCTGGAATAGATCGGGGGACAAGCTACAAACGGCCAAGGAGGCTTATAAAAACGCAACGAATCTGGTCGAGTTCAACCAGCTGAATCCCGACTTTGTCTACGTAAAACTGGCCCATTTCAACGAACGCGACGTCAACGAATTAGACAGTCTGCTGCGGGCCAATGCCGCGTTGATTGCCCGGACGCCCAACCTTATTCTGGACCTGCGCGGAAACGGCGGAGGCAACACCAGCACGTCGGAGGAAATGATTAAGCTCATCTACACGAACCCGATCATTTACCCGGCGCAGGACGAACGGTCGAGCAAGGAGCGGATAGAGGATGCCGAAAAGGAAGTGCGATCCTACCGGAAAGACACCGTCAGTAATGCGTTCTTTTACCAGCGGGCTAAAAAACTGGTACAGGACCTGAAAGCGAACCCGGGCGGCATGGTCCGTTATGGCGACGACCTGACGCGAACAGCCGACGTATCGCCGACGGCCAATCCGCAGCGTGTTGCTCTGTTGATCGATAAGGACTGCGGCAGTTCGACGGAATATTTTGTCTACGAAGGAAAACAAAGCCGCAAGGTGACAACCTTCGGCACAAACACGCACGGCGTCATGGACTACGGGGGCGATCAAAACAAAGCCCTCTGCGACGGTACATTCAACCTGGCCGTTCCCTGGTCACGAACCGGCTGGACGCGCCAGTTTCGTATCGATAACGTAGGGTTTGCGCCCGACGTCCGCATTCCCACAACGGAGAGAGACTGAGTTGGTTTCGTGCAGCGATACTACAAAACCAGACCGGCCAAATAGTCTTTCCGAGGCTGTTTATTAGCCAGCATTTTACGCTCAGAAAGCGGTCGACTGCCAGCGGTGCAGCCGACCGCTCTTACGTTCCAGCAGCCGCACATTGGCATACGGAAATCGGCGTATCAGTCGGCGACTTTTGCGCAGACCGGCTACGCTGAACACTTTCGTAAGCGCGTCGGCCTGCCAGCCTTCGGGGGCAGAAACGGTTGCGCTGACAAAATGCCGCAGGCCCAGCCCGGATCGTGGGTTCATAATGTGCGAATACCGCCGACCACGGTAGTCAAGATGCCGGTACAGGTCGCCGGAGGTCGTGATGGCCTGATTATGCAGTAGCAAGGTCGCCGTGTCGCCCGTTTCAGGGGAACCAATACCCAGGCGCCATCCCGATTGATCGGGAGGTGCATCGCCGGCCAGAATATCACCACCCAGATCGAGCAGCGCGGATCGAATACCGAGCTGATGGAGTACCTGCATGGCCTCATCGTTGGCAAACCCCTGACCAATACCACCAACGTCGAGCCGCATACCGGCCCGGCGCAACCGTACCAAGCGGGTCACACTATCCAGCTCCAGCAAGCGATAGCCAACAACCCGATGTGCCTGTCGGCGTTGCTGCCGGGCCGGAAACTCACCCCGTCGAACCGCCCGTCGCCAAAGCAACGACAGCGGGCCAACGGTTGGGTCAAACCGGCCACCTGACAACCGGGCAATCGTATGAGCTTTTGCCAGTACGTTGAACAAATCGCGGGACACGGGTACCCATTTTCCGCTACCCGATGTCGCCGATAGCCGGTTGATTTCTGATCCGTCGAGATAGTCGCTCATCACCTGATTCAGCGTGTCCATCCGCGCCGACACGGCGGCATTGGCCCGGCTGGCCGTCAGGCTATCGGGCGCGTACATGGTCAGCGTAAACTGCGTACCCATCAGCCCGCGCCGAAACTGATACCGGCCCATCGGTTGCGCCGACGCGGGCGAGTGCCCCGCCCAGCTCCACAGGCTTATCAGTAAAAAAAGCGTTCGTGACGACAAAATGGGGCTGATTACCGTTATTACCCTGACATTGACCCGCAATCGCATGGTTACAATTAAGAATAAATTCCTACTGCTGGCCGGTGGTTTCTGGCTCTCCGGGCTGGTGTTGGTGTTGCTGGGGGCCGCTGGAAAATCGCAGCAGTGGTCGTTTACCGATCTGTTGTTTACGATTGGTATTACGGCCCAGGCTATCGGCTTTGGCTTTTTCGGCTATGTGCTGATGCAGGCCGTTTTCTCGAAGAAAAAATGAACCCCGCTCCTTTCTGCTGGAGCGGGGCGAAACGTATCAGTGACTTTTCTCACCGACGGGTTGAAGCGTTTCAACCCGCGCGGCTTTGTTGCGAAGCATCATGTCGGCCAGTACCAGTGCCGCCATTGCTTCAACAATCGGGACGGCGCGTGGCACAACGCAGGGATCGTGCCGCCCCTTGCCTGATACCGTGACAGGTTGCCCATCAACATCGACGCTGTCCTGATCCTGCATGATTGTGGCAACGGGTTTGAACGCCGTTCGGAAGTAGATCGGTTCGCCGTTACTGATTCCGCCCTGTATCCCGCCCGACTGATTCGTCTTTGTCCGCACGGCACCGGTTTCATCGGTGTAAAACTCGTCGTTGTGTTGCGAACCGAACAGTTCGGCACCGGCAAAACCACTACCGTATTCAAAGCCTTTTACCGCGTTGATGCTGAGCATGGCTTTGCCCAGTTCGGCGTGTAGCTTATCGAAAACCGGTTCGCCCCAGCCTGCCGGAGCCCCGGTAATTACGCAGTCGACCACGCCCCCGACGGAATCGCCTTTCTTGCGTACGTCATCGATGTAGGCAAACATTTCCTCCGCCATCTCGGGGTCGGGGCAACGAACGGCGTTATCCTCGGCCTTTGCCAGATCGAGCTCAGTGTAAGATTTTGCCAGTCGGAGCGTACCAACCTGCGACACATACGCCTGAATCTGCACGCCCAGTTGAGTCAGCAGCAGCTTGGCCACCGCCCCGGCCGCAACGCGGGCCGCTGTTTCCCGCGCCGACGAACGTCCGCCCCCCGATAATCGCGGGAGCCGTACTTGGTCTGGTAAGTGTAGTCGGCATGCGACGGGCGAAACTGCCGGGCGATGTGGCCGTAATCTTTACTCCGCTGATCGGTATTGCGAATCACCAGCGCAATGGGTGTACCCTGCGTCTGACCGTCGAATACGCCCGAAAGCACCTCAAACTCATCGGCTTCGCGCCGTTGCGTCGTAATGCGCGACTGACCGGGTTTGCGCCGGTCGAGTTCCTGCTGGATAAAGTCGGTATCGAAGGGCAAACCCGCCGGGCAACCGTCGATCACGACGCCGATGGCGGGGCCGTGCGACTCGCCGAAGGTGGAAATTTTGAAAAGTGTACCGTATGTACTGCTCATTTTTTTACGATTATAAAAATCACCCCAACCAGCATTACCGCAATCAGACTGCTCGCCAGCAATCGAATCAACCCCGCCCAGTCGATAGGCTGCTGTTGGCTGTCCTGTGTTTTCAACCCGGCATAAATCGACTTGGCTGCGAGATTC is part of the Spirosoma rhododendri genome and encodes:
- a CDS encoding S41 family peptidase; this translates as MGYSLVAGSAFTQNTSSASKPLPVACPCSAVLDEAIDKVSRMYAGFDDKVTAQTRSQYSQLLQRVRSDAGQARTMDDCGKVLTAYTSFFRDSHVFAIWNRSGDKLQTAKEAYKNATNLVEFNQLNPDFVYVKLAHFNERDVNELDSLLRANAALIARTPNLILDLRGNGGGNTSTSEEMIKLIYTNPIIYPAQDERSSKERIEDAEKEVRSYRKDTVSNAFFYQRAKKLVQDLKANPGGMVRYGDDLTRTADVSPTANPQRVALLIDKDCGSSTEYFVYEGKQSRKVTTFGTNTHGVMDYGGDQNKALCDGTFNLAVPWSRTGWTRQFRIDNVGFAPDVRIPTTERD
- a CDS encoding APC family permease, with translation MSNAASTGSSSLPDAPVPEHLPRRLNLLQGTALNMIDMVGIGPFVVLPLVIKTLGGGLFLWAWVLGAVVSLIDAFVWSELGAAFPQAGGSYNFLKISYGEQRWGRLLSFLYVWQTLIQAPLVLASGAIGFAQYVSYLTPLDEWQRKAISGGIVLLIIVLLYRKIDSIGTIGVVMWGAVLLTLGWIIVGGLTNVRIPLSQTLSSVSSISGGVLAVGLGQATVKTIYCYLGYYNVCHLGGEIQKPTRNIPASMFISIVGIAALYLLMNLSVVSVVPWQQAQHSQFIVSTFIETLYGPGVARLATILVLIVAFSSLFAVLLGYSRVPYAAAVDGQFLRVFAKLHPTRQFPYVSLLFLGGLGFVFSLLFRLSDVIDGILAMRIMVQFVGQAVGLLLLHRRRTAETFPFRMPLYPIPVLLAIAVWLLIFASTKVTFMLSGLAVLALGVVAFLLFNRYRRQWPFGQ
- a CDS encoding Gfo/Idh/MocA family protein — translated: MKHSIDSTPLSNLLDQTGRRSFLKTSGLLAGGTLLSSLPGAAFATGYHNSANDVIKVALIGCGGRGTGAAQQALSTKQNVKIVAMADAFRDRLDESYKALTGRGAKAADGSAKVDVPEDHKFVGFDAYKQAIPLADVVILATPPGFRPSHFEEAVRQGKHVFMEKPVATDAPGIRRVLAAAEEAKKKKLNVVVGLQRRYQPSYREMIKRIQDGALGDIVGGQVYWISGGVWHKPRQPQQTEMDYQMRNWYYFNWLCGDHINEQHVHNIDVANWVKNSYPVSCQGTGGRQVRNGKDDGEIFDHHIVDFVYADGTTINSQCRHYEGTFSRVDELFLGTKGKVEGMEKRTSALMGYNGQPIYTHDAKADGNPYQIEHDELFAAIAKGDYKFADAERVAKSTMTAIMGRMATYSGKVVKWDEALNSQIDLFPEKLAWDAMPKVLPDKDGFYPIAVPGKTVTV
- a CDS encoding FAD:protein FMN transferase produces the protein MSSRTLFLLISLWSWAGHSPASAQPMGRYQFRRGLMGTQFTLTMYAPDSLTASRANAAVSARMDTLNQVMSDYLDGSEINRLSATSGSGKWVPVSRDLFNVLAKAHTIARLSGGRFDPTVGPLSLLWRRAVRRGEFPARQQRRQAHRVVGYRLLELDSVTRLVRLRRAGMRLDVGGIGQGFANDEAMQVLHQLGIRSALLDLGGDILAGDAPPDQSGWRLGIGSPETGDTATLLLHNQAITTSGDLYRHLDYRGRRYSHIMNPRSGLGLRHFVSATVSAPEGWQADALTKVFSVAGLRKSRRLIRRFPYANVRLLERKSGRLHRWQSTAF